A single window of Oreochromis aureus strain Israel breed Guangdong linkage group 7, ZZ_aureus, whole genome shotgun sequence DNA harbors:
- the agbl2 gene encoding cytosolic carboxypeptidase 2 isoform X2: MLIFLRRHVVQSNMSEECQVKIPVRDSTLKPTQAEKTSTMVSSAVRNCRTAHQLDTADTSYSRTDEHDGELTKMKQLCRDLSQKLKTTQLLVTISGGRPVISLRPPPELVNFSCGIRWPIECEVIGDIIHHIEWDPPEPEPFYQCTGYERTPMPVGEERGKVVFCIDHAAKHPYFTYSRIGGSREPIKRATFYDVSQSELTLEFESRFESGNLQKAVQVGAYDYELTLCTDMYTTKHTQWFYFRVRNMKAGVTYRFTIINLMKRSSLYSQGMKPLLYSERDAEENGVGWQRAGSNIKYYRNCSQNTKDNNSDGITLYSLSWTLQFPYDSDTCYLAHCYPYTYSRLQRYLSRITSNPTVRSYCKVRVLCQSLAGNAVYVITITPQDSNRMDDKTKKAVVVTARVHPGESNASWIMEGFLNFLLGDSDDAQLLRDTFVFKVVPMLNPDGVVVGNYRCSLAGRDLNRNYRTLLRDSFPSVWHTRNMVEKLLAERDVVLYCDFHGHSRKNNVFMYGCKNKGDTTLKLHERVFPLMMSKNASNKFSFNSCKFRVQKSKEGTGRIVMWRLGIKNSYTMEATFGGSTLGDRRGTHFTIQDLKSLGFHLCDTLLDYCDPDPIKITYCLAELALLEKEFRERLGKDLGNSSDLETSTSGSDSSDSEGLPLNLLNQPETYTAQTPVTKKKKHFRSRKERNRRRPNRESDGAPDKTIKESVQKRPAERHRKKPHVNSLMRKGPTITHHGEVSQENSDLRHSPEPCPLHSKYTGASPHKGDPDMETGQPGHSSPPLNLRALIPPSSKIIKSSQHQHHCHRQSFTPYKFYKGLPPLLTPAHGSPKFTYVNMSPEIIPRRHLLTSFNTNKFSGQHIFRDRSSWLSHYVDAKGTSRTEMTKTKWYKREDNSSEVDSSLFRHGVQNLKAHTHDTSLKEPNSCRFFVPVLRDLTKIRKSNDKRHGGILPSSPMREQLPRPQSDTVSVLQAKDIRLYRFGEESHTTVTPQEVMVKRTSQSALHKPKPLI, translated from the exons ATGCTTATATTTCTCCGGAGGCACGTAGTACAATCAAATATGAGCGAG GAATGCCAGGTTAAGATCCCCGTGAGAGATTCCACACTCAAACCTACACAG GCAGAGAAAACATCAACCATGGTCAGCTCTGCTGTTAGGAATTGCAGAACTGCCCACCAGCTGGACACAGCAGACACCAGTTACTCTCGCACAGATGAACACGATGGGGAACTGACAAAGATGAagcagt TATGTAGAGACCTAAGTCAGAAGCTGAAGACCACGCAGCTACTCGTTACCATCAGTGGTGGACGACCTGTTATAAGTCTCAGGCCACCACCAGAACTGGTCAACTTCTCATGCGGCATCCGCTGGCCAATAGAGTGTGAGGTCATCGGCGACATTATCCATCACATAG AGTGGGACCCACCAGAGCCAGAGCCCTTCTATCAGTGCACAGGATATGAGAGGACACCCATGCCAGTCGGAGAGGAGAGGGGGAAGGTGGTATTCTGCATTGACCATG CCGCTAAGCACCCCTATTTCACCTACTCTCGTATTGGAGGAAGCAGGGAGCCCATTAAGCGAGCCACTTTTTATGATGTCAGTCAGTCAGAGCTGACCCTCGAGTTTGAGTCACGGTTTGAGAGTGGGAACCTTCAGAAGGCCGTCCAAGT GGGTGCCTATGACTATGAGCTGACCCTGTGCACAGACATGTACACCACAAAGCACACGCAGTGGTTTTACTTCAGAGTCAGGAACATGAAAGCTGGAGTCACCTACCGCTTCACTATCATCAACTTGATGAAGAGGAGCAGTCTGTATTCACAGGGTATGAAACCACTCCTCTACTCTGAGAGGGATGCTGAAGAGAATGGTGTTGGATGGCAACGCGCAGGTTCAAATATCAAATACTACCGGAACTGCAGTCAG AATACAAAGGACAACAACAGCGATGGTATCACCCTTTACTCACTCTCCTGGACTCTCCAGTTCCCTTATGATTCAGACACCTGCTACCTGGCCCACTGCTACCCCTACACCTATTCACGCCTGCAGCGCTACCTTAGCCGTATTACTTCCAACCCTACAGTTAGGTCATACTGCAAAGTACGGGTCCTGTGCCAAAGTCTTGCTGGAAACGCTGTGTATGTGATAACAATAACACCCCAGGACTCTAACAGAATGGACGACAAGACCAAGAAGGCTGTGGTGGTGACAGCCAGAGTGCACCCAGGAGAATCCAACGCATCCTGGATAATGGAGGGATTCCTGAACTTTCTCCTTGGTGACTCAGATGATGCTCAGCTTCTCAGggacacttttgtttttaag GTGGTCCCAATGTTGAACCCAGATGGTGTTGTGGTGGGTAACTACCGCTGCTCTCTTGCAGGCAGGGACCTCAACAGAAACTACAGGACACTGCTCAGAGATTCCTTTCCTTCTGTGTGGCACACCCGAAACATGGTGGAAAA ATTACTGGCTGAAAGAGATGTAGTTCTTTACTGTGATTTTCATGGCCACAGCCGAAAAAACAATGTCTTTATGtatggctgcaaaaacaaaggtGACACTACACTGAAACTTCACGAGAGAGTCTTTCCACTAATGATGAGCAAGAATGCTAGCAATAAG TTCTCCTTTAATAGCTGTAAATTCCGGGTGCAGAAGAGCAAAGAGGGCACAGGACGAATCGTCATGTGGAGACTTGGCATCAAAAACAGCTACACCATGGAGGCCACCTTTGGAGGCTCCACTCTGG GCGACAGGAGAGGAACACATTTTACTATTCAAGACTTGAAGTCCCTGGGTTTTCACCTGTGTGACACCCTCCTGGACTATTGTGACCCTGATCCAATAAAG ATCACTTACTGTCTGGCAGAATTGGCATTGCTAGAAAAGGAGTTCAGAGAAAGACTGGGCAAAGATTTGGGCAACAGCTCTGACCTCGAAACCAG CACAAGTGGCTCAGATAGTTCAGATTCAGAAGGACTCCCACTTAATTTGCTGAACCAGCCAGAAACATATACAGCG CAAACTCCAGTgacgaaaaaaaagaaacacttcagGAGTCGTAAAGAGAGGAACAGACGACGACCGAACAGa GAGTCTGACGGGGCCCCTGACAAAACGATCAAAGAGAGCGTCCAAAAGAGGCCTGCTGAACgccacaggaagaaacctcac gtaaacagcctgatgagaAAAGGTCCTACAATCACTCACCATGGTGAGGTCAGTCAG GAAAACTCAGATCTACGTCACAGTCCAGAACCATGCCCACTTCACAGCAAATACACCGGTGCTTCACCCCACAAAG GTGATCCGGACATGGAGACAGGACAGCCGGGACACTCCTCTCCCCCGCTGAACCTCAGGGCTCTCATTCCACCGTCATCAAAAATCATAAAGTCCAGCCAGCATCAACATCACTGCCACCGCCAGTCTTTTACCCCCTACAAATTCTACAAag GGCTGCCACCTTTGCTTACACCAGCCCACGG ATCTCCCAAATTCACCTATGTGAATATGTCTCCAGAAATTATTCCAAGAAGGCATCTACTGACAAGTTTCAACACCAACAAATTCAGTGGCCAGCACATTTTTAGAGACAGGTCTTCATGGCTCTCACATTACGTTGATGCAAAAGGGACCTCACGCACAGAAATGACCAAGACCAAATGGTATAAAAGGGAAGACAATTCCTCAGAAG TGGATTCATCACTGTTCAGACATGGTGTTCAGAACCTGAAAGCTCATACTCATGACACCTCCCTGAAGGAACCC
- the agbl2 gene encoding cytosolic carboxypeptidase 2 isoform X1, producing MLIFLRRHVVQSNMSEECQVKIPVRDSTLKPTQAEKTSTMVSSAVRNCRTAHQLDTADTSYSRTDEHDGELTKMKQLCRDLSQKLKTTQLLVTISGGRPVISLRPPPELVNFSCGIRWPIECEVIGDIIHHIEWDPPEPEPFYQCTGYERTPMPVGEERGKVVFCIDHAAKHPYFTYSRIGGSREPIKRATFYDVSQSELTLEFESRFESGNLQKAVQVGAYDYELTLCTDMYTTKHTQWFYFRVRNMKAGVTYRFTIINLMKRSSLYSQGMKPLLYSERDAEENGVGWQRAGSNIKYYRNCSQNTKDNNSDGITLYSLSWTLQFPYDSDTCYLAHCYPYTYSRLQRYLSRITSNPTVRSYCKVRVLCQSLAGNAVYVITITPQDSNRMDDKTKKAVVVTARVHPGESNASWIMEGFLNFLLGDSDDAQLLRDTFVFKVVPMLNPDGVVVGNYRCSLAGRDLNRNYRTLLRDSFPSVWHTRNMVEKLLAERDVVLYCDFHGHSRKNNVFMYGCKNKGDTTLKLHERVFPLMMSKNASNKFSFNSCKFRVQKSKEGTGRIVMWRLGIKNSYTMEATFGGSTLGDRRGTHFTIQDLKSLGFHLCDTLLDYCDPDPIKITYCLAELALLEKEFRERLGKDLGNSSDLETSTSGSDSSDSEGLPLNLLNQPETYTAQTPVTKKKKHFRSRKERNRRRPNRVKNKTQQKESDGAPDKTIKESVQKRPAERHRKKPHVNSLMRKGPTITHHGEVSQENSDLRHSPEPCPLHSKYTGASPHKGDPDMETGQPGHSSPPLNLRALIPPSSKIIKSSQHQHHCHRQSFTPYKFYKGLPPLLTPAHGSPKFTYVNMSPEIIPRRHLLTSFNTNKFSGQHIFRDRSSWLSHYVDAKGTSRTEMTKTKWYKREDNSSEVDSSLFRHGVQNLKAHTHDTSLKEPNSCRFFVPVLRDLTKIRKSNDKRHGGILPSSPMREQLPRPQSDTVSVLQAKDIRLYRFGEESHTTVTPQEVMVKRTSQSALHKPKPLI from the exons ATGCTTATATTTCTCCGGAGGCACGTAGTACAATCAAATATGAGCGAG GAATGCCAGGTTAAGATCCCCGTGAGAGATTCCACACTCAAACCTACACAG GCAGAGAAAACATCAACCATGGTCAGCTCTGCTGTTAGGAATTGCAGAACTGCCCACCAGCTGGACACAGCAGACACCAGTTACTCTCGCACAGATGAACACGATGGGGAACTGACAAAGATGAagcagt TATGTAGAGACCTAAGTCAGAAGCTGAAGACCACGCAGCTACTCGTTACCATCAGTGGTGGACGACCTGTTATAAGTCTCAGGCCACCACCAGAACTGGTCAACTTCTCATGCGGCATCCGCTGGCCAATAGAGTGTGAGGTCATCGGCGACATTATCCATCACATAG AGTGGGACCCACCAGAGCCAGAGCCCTTCTATCAGTGCACAGGATATGAGAGGACACCCATGCCAGTCGGAGAGGAGAGGGGGAAGGTGGTATTCTGCATTGACCATG CCGCTAAGCACCCCTATTTCACCTACTCTCGTATTGGAGGAAGCAGGGAGCCCATTAAGCGAGCCACTTTTTATGATGTCAGTCAGTCAGAGCTGACCCTCGAGTTTGAGTCACGGTTTGAGAGTGGGAACCTTCAGAAGGCCGTCCAAGT GGGTGCCTATGACTATGAGCTGACCCTGTGCACAGACATGTACACCACAAAGCACACGCAGTGGTTTTACTTCAGAGTCAGGAACATGAAAGCTGGAGTCACCTACCGCTTCACTATCATCAACTTGATGAAGAGGAGCAGTCTGTATTCACAGGGTATGAAACCACTCCTCTACTCTGAGAGGGATGCTGAAGAGAATGGTGTTGGATGGCAACGCGCAGGTTCAAATATCAAATACTACCGGAACTGCAGTCAG AATACAAAGGACAACAACAGCGATGGTATCACCCTTTACTCACTCTCCTGGACTCTCCAGTTCCCTTATGATTCAGACACCTGCTACCTGGCCCACTGCTACCCCTACACCTATTCACGCCTGCAGCGCTACCTTAGCCGTATTACTTCCAACCCTACAGTTAGGTCATACTGCAAAGTACGGGTCCTGTGCCAAAGTCTTGCTGGAAACGCTGTGTATGTGATAACAATAACACCCCAGGACTCTAACAGAATGGACGACAAGACCAAGAAGGCTGTGGTGGTGACAGCCAGAGTGCACCCAGGAGAATCCAACGCATCCTGGATAATGGAGGGATTCCTGAACTTTCTCCTTGGTGACTCAGATGATGCTCAGCTTCTCAGggacacttttgtttttaag GTGGTCCCAATGTTGAACCCAGATGGTGTTGTGGTGGGTAACTACCGCTGCTCTCTTGCAGGCAGGGACCTCAACAGAAACTACAGGACACTGCTCAGAGATTCCTTTCCTTCTGTGTGGCACACCCGAAACATGGTGGAAAA ATTACTGGCTGAAAGAGATGTAGTTCTTTACTGTGATTTTCATGGCCACAGCCGAAAAAACAATGTCTTTATGtatggctgcaaaaacaaaggtGACACTACACTGAAACTTCACGAGAGAGTCTTTCCACTAATGATGAGCAAGAATGCTAGCAATAAG TTCTCCTTTAATAGCTGTAAATTCCGGGTGCAGAAGAGCAAAGAGGGCACAGGACGAATCGTCATGTGGAGACTTGGCATCAAAAACAGCTACACCATGGAGGCCACCTTTGGAGGCTCCACTCTGG GCGACAGGAGAGGAACACATTTTACTATTCAAGACTTGAAGTCCCTGGGTTTTCACCTGTGTGACACCCTCCTGGACTATTGTGACCCTGATCCAATAAAG ATCACTTACTGTCTGGCAGAATTGGCATTGCTAGAAAAGGAGTTCAGAGAAAGACTGGGCAAAGATTTGGGCAACAGCTCTGACCTCGAAACCAG CACAAGTGGCTCAGATAGTTCAGATTCAGAAGGACTCCCACTTAATTTGCTGAACCAGCCAGAAACATATACAGCG CAAACTCCAGTgacgaaaaaaaagaaacacttcagGAGTCGTAAAGAGAGGAACAGACGACGACCGAACAGagtaaagaacaaaacacagcaaaag GAGTCTGACGGGGCCCCTGACAAAACGATCAAAGAGAGCGTCCAAAAGAGGCCTGCTGAACgccacaggaagaaacctcac gtaaacagcctgatgagaAAAGGTCCTACAATCACTCACCATGGTGAGGTCAGTCAG GAAAACTCAGATCTACGTCACAGTCCAGAACCATGCCCACTTCACAGCAAATACACCGGTGCTTCACCCCACAAAG GTGATCCGGACATGGAGACAGGACAGCCGGGACACTCCTCTCCCCCGCTGAACCTCAGGGCTCTCATTCCACCGTCATCAAAAATCATAAAGTCCAGCCAGCATCAACATCACTGCCACCGCCAGTCTTTTACCCCCTACAAATTCTACAAag GGCTGCCACCTTTGCTTACACCAGCCCACGG ATCTCCCAAATTCACCTATGTGAATATGTCTCCAGAAATTATTCCAAGAAGGCATCTACTGACAAGTTTCAACACCAACAAATTCAGTGGCCAGCACATTTTTAGAGACAGGTCTTCATGGCTCTCACATTACGTTGATGCAAAAGGGACCTCACGCACAGAAATGACCAAGACCAAATGGTATAAAAGGGAAGACAATTCCTCAGAAG TGGATTCATCACTGTTCAGACATGGTGTTCAGAACCTGAAAGCTCATACTCATGACACCTCCCTGAAGGAACCC
- the agbl2 gene encoding cytosolic carboxypeptidase 2 isoform X3, protein MLIFLRRHVVQSNMSEECQVKIPVRDSTLKPTQAEKTSTMVSSAVRNCRTAHQLDTADTSYSRTDEHDGELTKMKQLCRDLSQKLKTTQLLVTISGGRPVISLRPPPELVNFSCGIRWPIECEVIGDIIHHIEWDPPEPEPFYQCTGYERTPMPVGEERGKVVFCIDHAAKHPYFTYSRIGGSREPIKRATFYDVSQSELTLEFESRFESGNLQKAVQVGAYDYELTLCTDMYTTKHTQWFYFRVRNMKAGVTYRFTIINLMKRSSLYSQGMKPLLYSERDAEENGVGWQRAGSNIKYYRNCSQNTKDNNSDGITLYSLSWTLQFPYDSDTCYLAHCYPYTYSRLQRYLSRITSNPTVRSYCKVRVLCQSLAGNAVYVITITPQDSNRMDDKTKKAVVVTARVHPGESNASWIMEGFLNFLLGDSDDAQLLRDTFVFKAGTSTETTGHCSEIPFLLCGTPETWWKSDTTLKLHERVFPLMMSKNASNKFSFNSCKFRVQKSKEGTGRIVMWRLGIKNSYTMEATFGGSTLGDRRGTHFTIQDLKSLGFHLCDTLLDYCDPDPIKITYCLAELALLEKEFRERLGKDLGNSSDLETSTSGSDSSDSEGLPLNLLNQPETYTAQTPVTKKKKHFRSRKERNRRRPNRVKNKTQQKESDGAPDKTIKESVQKRPAERHRKKPHVNSLMRKGPTITHHGEVSQENSDLRHSPEPCPLHSKYTGASPHKGDPDMETGQPGHSSPPLNLRALIPPSSKIIKSSQHQHHCHRQSFTPYKFYKGLPPLLTPAHGSPKFTYVNMSPEIIPRRHLLTSFNTNKFSGQHIFRDRSSWLSHYVDAKGTSRTEMTKTKWYKREDNSSEVDSSLFRHGVQNLKAHTHDTSLKEPNSCRFFVPVLRDLTKIRKSNDKRHGGILPSSPMREQLPRPQSDTVSVLQAKDIRLYRFGEESHTTVTPQEVMVKRTSQSALHKPKPLI, encoded by the exons ATGCTTATATTTCTCCGGAGGCACGTAGTACAATCAAATATGAGCGAG GAATGCCAGGTTAAGATCCCCGTGAGAGATTCCACACTCAAACCTACACAG GCAGAGAAAACATCAACCATGGTCAGCTCTGCTGTTAGGAATTGCAGAACTGCCCACCAGCTGGACACAGCAGACACCAGTTACTCTCGCACAGATGAACACGATGGGGAACTGACAAAGATGAagcagt TATGTAGAGACCTAAGTCAGAAGCTGAAGACCACGCAGCTACTCGTTACCATCAGTGGTGGACGACCTGTTATAAGTCTCAGGCCACCACCAGAACTGGTCAACTTCTCATGCGGCATCCGCTGGCCAATAGAGTGTGAGGTCATCGGCGACATTATCCATCACATAG AGTGGGACCCACCAGAGCCAGAGCCCTTCTATCAGTGCACAGGATATGAGAGGACACCCATGCCAGTCGGAGAGGAGAGGGGGAAGGTGGTATTCTGCATTGACCATG CCGCTAAGCACCCCTATTTCACCTACTCTCGTATTGGAGGAAGCAGGGAGCCCATTAAGCGAGCCACTTTTTATGATGTCAGTCAGTCAGAGCTGACCCTCGAGTTTGAGTCACGGTTTGAGAGTGGGAACCTTCAGAAGGCCGTCCAAGT GGGTGCCTATGACTATGAGCTGACCCTGTGCACAGACATGTACACCACAAAGCACACGCAGTGGTTTTACTTCAGAGTCAGGAACATGAAAGCTGGAGTCACCTACCGCTTCACTATCATCAACTTGATGAAGAGGAGCAGTCTGTATTCACAGGGTATGAAACCACTCCTCTACTCTGAGAGGGATGCTGAAGAGAATGGTGTTGGATGGCAACGCGCAGGTTCAAATATCAAATACTACCGGAACTGCAGTCAG AATACAAAGGACAACAACAGCGATGGTATCACCCTTTACTCACTCTCCTGGACTCTCCAGTTCCCTTATGATTCAGACACCTGCTACCTGGCCCACTGCTACCCCTACACCTATTCACGCCTGCAGCGCTACCTTAGCCGTATTACTTCCAACCCTACAGTTAGGTCATACTGCAAAGTACGGGTCCTGTGCCAAAGTCTTGCTGGAAACGCTGTGTATGTGATAACAATAACACCCCAGGACTCTAACAGAATGGACGACAAGACCAAGAAGGCTGTGGTGGTGACAGCCAGAGTGCACCCAGGAGAATCCAACGCATCCTGGATAATGGAGGGATTCCTGAACTTTCTCCTTGGTGACTCAGATGATGCTCAGCTTCTCAGggacacttttgtttttaag GCAGGGACCTCAACAGAAACTACAGGACACTGCTCAGAGATTCCTTTCCTTCTGTGTGGCACACCCGAAACATGGTGGAAAA gtGACACTACACTGAAACTTCACGAGAGAGTCTTTCCACTAATGATGAGCAAGAATGCTAGCAATAAG TTCTCCTTTAATAGCTGTAAATTCCGGGTGCAGAAGAGCAAAGAGGGCACAGGACGAATCGTCATGTGGAGACTTGGCATCAAAAACAGCTACACCATGGAGGCCACCTTTGGAGGCTCCACTCTGG GCGACAGGAGAGGAACACATTTTACTATTCAAGACTTGAAGTCCCTGGGTTTTCACCTGTGTGACACCCTCCTGGACTATTGTGACCCTGATCCAATAAAG ATCACTTACTGTCTGGCAGAATTGGCATTGCTAGAAAAGGAGTTCAGAGAAAGACTGGGCAAAGATTTGGGCAACAGCTCTGACCTCGAAACCAG CACAAGTGGCTCAGATAGTTCAGATTCAGAAGGACTCCCACTTAATTTGCTGAACCAGCCAGAAACATATACAGCG CAAACTCCAGTgacgaaaaaaaagaaacacttcagGAGTCGTAAAGAGAGGAACAGACGACGACCGAACAGagtaaagaacaaaacacagcaaaag GAGTCTGACGGGGCCCCTGACAAAACGATCAAAGAGAGCGTCCAAAAGAGGCCTGCTGAACgccacaggaagaaacctcac gtaaacagcctgatgagaAAAGGTCCTACAATCACTCACCATGGTGAGGTCAGTCAG GAAAACTCAGATCTACGTCACAGTCCAGAACCATGCCCACTTCACAGCAAATACACCGGTGCTTCACCCCACAAAG GTGATCCGGACATGGAGACAGGACAGCCGGGACACTCCTCTCCCCCGCTGAACCTCAGGGCTCTCATTCCACCGTCATCAAAAATCATAAAGTCCAGCCAGCATCAACATCACTGCCACCGCCAGTCTTTTACCCCCTACAAATTCTACAAag GGCTGCCACCTTTGCTTACACCAGCCCACGG ATCTCCCAAATTCACCTATGTGAATATGTCTCCAGAAATTATTCCAAGAAGGCATCTACTGACAAGTTTCAACACCAACAAATTCAGTGGCCAGCACATTTTTAGAGACAGGTCTTCATGGCTCTCACATTACGTTGATGCAAAAGGGACCTCACGCACAGAAATGACCAAGACCAAATGGTATAAAAGGGAAGACAATTCCTCAGAAG TGGATTCATCACTGTTCAGACATGGTGTTCAGAACCTGAAAGCTCATACTCATGACACCTCCCTGAAGGAACCC